One Tenuifilum sp. 4138str genomic region harbors:
- the pnp gene encoding polyribonucleotide nucleotidyltransferase, whose protein sequence is MQKVVKKTIDLGDGRTITIETGKLAKQAHGSVVLTMGKTMLLATVVSAQEAKEDVDFMPLSVEYKEKFAASGRFPGGFLKRESKPSDYEILVARLVDRALRPLFPDDYHAETFVTVNLISAEKEIMPDALAGLAASAALAVSDVPFHGPISEVRVARINGKLKINPTFKEVEEADIDMIVGATYDNILMVEGELKEVSEADMLEAIKFAHEAIKPQCLAQMELAKELGVVKRTYCHETNDEELKAKVHEFCYDKVYQVAKSMLPKQERTAAFEAIKQAFIETIPEEEREAKQFMVNRYYHAVEKEAMRNMILNEGVRLDGRKTHEIRPIWCEVDYLPMAHGSAIFTRGETQSLTTVTLGTKLDEKIIDEVLMQGTEKFTLHYNFPPFSTGEAKPSRGVSRREIGHGNLAHRALKNMVPDAPENPYAIRVVSDILESNGSSSMATVCAGTLALMDAGVQIKKPVSGIAMGLITEKGSDRYAVLSDILGDEDHLGDMDFKVAGTRDGITATQMDIKVDGLSYEVLAKALKQAHDGRMHILDIMMQTISEPRPDFKPHAPRIEQFNIPRETIGAVIGPGGKVIQEIQRETQTTITIEEINDHGVVSVFAESAESRDAAVKWIKGIVAVPEVGEIYKGKVKSIMPFGAFVEILPGKDGLLHISEIEWRRLEKVEEVLKEGEMVDVKLIEIDKKTGKLKLSRKVLLPKPEKNK, encoded by the coding sequence ATGCAGAAAGTTGTAAAAAAGACAATCGATTTGGGCGATGGCCGAACCATTACCATCGAAACCGGTAAACTGGCCAAACAAGCCCATGGCTCGGTTGTGCTAACAATGGGTAAAACCATGCTTCTCGCTACAGTTGTAAGCGCTCAGGAAGCAAAAGAAGATGTTGATTTCATGCCGCTTAGCGTGGAGTACAAGGAGAAATTTGCTGCAAGCGGCCGTTTCCCAGGAGGTTTCTTAAAACGCGAATCAAAACCATCGGACTATGAAATTCTGGTGGCCCGTTTGGTTGACCGTGCATTACGTCCCCTTTTCCCTGACGATTACCATGCCGAAACCTTTGTTACCGTTAACCTTATTTCCGCCGAGAAGGAAATTATGCCCGACGCACTTGCCGGATTGGCAGCATCGGCAGCGCTTGCCGTTTCCGACGTTCCTTTCCATGGCCCAATCTCAGAGGTTAGAGTGGCTCGCATTAACGGTAAGCTAAAAATTAACCCTACCTTTAAGGAAGTTGAGGAGGCCGATATCGATATGATTGTTGGCGCCACCTACGATAATATTCTGATGGTTGAAGGCGAACTGAAAGAGGTGTCGGAAGCCGATATGCTGGAAGCAATTAAGTTTGCCCATGAGGCCATTAAACCACAATGCTTGGCTCAAATGGAGCTCGCCAAGGAACTTGGCGTAGTTAAACGCACCTACTGCCATGAAACCAACGACGAGGAACTCAAGGCAAAGGTTCATGAGTTTTGCTACGACAAGGTTTACCAGGTAGCCAAATCGATGCTGCCCAAGCAAGAACGCACGGCCGCTTTCGAAGCCATTAAGCAAGCCTTTATTGAAACCATTCCGGAAGAGGAGCGCGAAGCAAAGCAGTTCATGGTGAACCGCTACTACCATGCGGTAGAAAAGGAAGCCATGCGCAACATGATACTTAACGAGGGTGTTCGCCTCGATGGGCGCAAAACCCACGAAATACGCCCTATCTGGTGCGAGGTTGATTACCTGCCCATGGCACATGGATCGGCCATTTTCACCCGTGGCGAAACACAATCGCTTACCACAGTAACCCTCGGCACCAAGCTCGACGAAAAAATTATTGATGAGGTTCTGATGCAGGGAACTGAGAAGTTTACACTGCACTACAACTTCCCACCTTTCTCCACCGGCGAAGCCAAACCCTCAAGAGGTGTGAGCCGCAGGGAAATTGGACACGGAAACCTTGCCCACAGGGCGTTAAAGAACATGGTACCCGATGCGCCAGAGAACCCATACGCAATTCGCGTTGTGAGCGATATACTTGAATCGAATGGTTCATCATCAATGGCCACTGTTTGCGCAGGCACCCTGGCGCTGATGGATGCAGGAGTTCAGATTAAGAAACCCGTATCGGGTATAGCAATGGGGCTTATCACTGAGAAAGGATCGGATAGGTATGCCGTACTTTCCGACATTCTTGGCGATGAGGATCACCTTGGTGATATGGACTTTAAGGTGGCAGGAACCCGCGATGGTATTACAGCCACCCAAATGGACATAAAGGTTGATGGCCTATCGTACGAAGTACTTGCTAAAGCTCTAAAGCAAGCCCACGATGGACGTATGCACATCCTTGATATCATGATGCAAACCATTTCCGAACCCCGTCCCGACTTTAAACCCCACGCCCCCCGTATTGAACAGTTCAACATACCTCGCGAAACCATTGGTGCCGTTATTGGCCCTGGTGGTAAGGTAATTCAGGAAATTCAGCGCGAAACCCAAACCACTATCACCATTGAGGAAATTAATGATCACGGTGTAGTTAGTGTTTTTGCTGAGAGTGCTGAAAGCCGCGATGCTGCCGTTAAATGGATTAAAGGAATTGTTGCTGTTCCTGAGGTAGGCGAAATTTACAAGGGTAAGGTTAAGTCCATTATGCCCTTTGGTGCATTTGTTGAAATTCTTCCCGGCAAGGATGGGCTGCTTCACATATCGGAAATTGAGTGGCGTAGGCTAGAGAAGGTTGAAGAGGTGCTCAAGGAAGGCGAGATGGTTGATGTTAAGCTTATTGAAATCGACAAAAAAACCGGAAAGCTGAAACTCTCGCGAAAAGTTTTGCTGCCAAAACCGGAGAAAAACAAATAG
- the rpsO gene encoding 30S ribosomal protein S15 — protein sequence MNYLTAEQKKEIFEKYGKSNTDTGSPESQIALFSYRINHLTEHLKVHRKDYGTQRALLKLVGKRRRLLDYLKENDIERYRTIVKELNLRK from the coding sequence ATGAACTATTTGACGGCCGAACAGAAAAAAGAGATTTTTGAGAAGTACGGGAAGTCCAATACCGATACCGGCTCACCTGAGAGCCAGATCGCGTTATTCTCCTACCGTATCAACCATTTAACTGAGCACCTAAAGGTTCACCGCAAGGATTACGGTACCCAGCGCGCTCTGTTAAAGTTGGTGGGTAAGCGCAGGAGGCTTTTGGATTACTTAAAAGAAAACGATATTGAAAGATATCGAACAATAGTAAAGGAATTAAATCTCAGAAAGTAA
- a CDS encoding SDR family oxidoreductase, translating into MKILVTGANGLVGKNIAKTLSTTNQVEVFATSLKKFQLEGVTTFTSNLLNADINHMVDDIKPEIVVHCAALSSPDACEVDRYACHRMNVELTKRIVSACIDYNVHLVFLSTDFIFDGSKGNYTEMDAPNPVNYYGESKLEAEKLIQASGVVNTIVRTSLVYGVESKLSRPNIIIRVFDNLSKNKQYKVPSDQIRTPTYAPDLASAITQICLNRVTGIYNISGDQIISVADFAILAAKAFDLNHELLLQVNSKDLAEAAPRPKNTSLVIGKAKNDLNFKPTPIEMALEKIKTTLNS; encoded by the coding sequence ATGAAAATCCTTGTTACTGGGGCAAATGGCCTTGTAGGGAAAAACATAGCAAAAACTTTAAGTACCACTAACCAGGTTGAAGTTTTTGCCACATCGCTCAAAAAGTTTCAGCTCGAGGGGGTAACCACTTTTACATCGAACCTGTTGAATGCTGACATCAACCACATGGTTGATGATATTAAACCCGAGATTGTTGTTCACTGTGCTGCTCTTTCCAGCCCGGATGCCTGTGAAGTTGACAGGTACGCCTGTCACAGGATGAACGTTGAGCTTACCAAACGCATTGTTTCGGCCTGCATTGACTATAATGTTCACCTTGTGTTCCTCTCAACCGATTTCATTTTTGACGGTTCTAAAGGTAACTACACAGAGATGGATGCACCTAACCCAGTAAATTACTATGGGGAATCGAAACTTGAAGCGGAAAAGTTAATACAGGCCTCGGGTGTAGTCAATACAATAGTAAGAACCTCCTTGGTTTACGGGGTTGAGTCCAAACTTTCGCGTCCAAACATTATTATCCGTGTATTCGATAACCTCAGCAAAAACAAGCAGTACAAAGTACCAAGCGATCAAATTCGCACCCCAACCTATGCTCCGGATTTAGCTTCTGCCATCACCCAGATCTGTTTGAACAGGGTTACAGGCATTTATAATATTTCTGGCGACCAAATAATTTCAGTTGCTGATTTTGCCATACTTGCTGCAAAAGCCTTTGACCTGAACCATGAATTGCTGCTGCAAGTAAATTCAAAAGACTTAGCCGAGGCTGCTCCCAGGCCAAAAAACACCTCGCTGGTTATAGGCAAGGCAAAAAACGATTTAAACTTCAAACCTACTCCCATTGAAATGGCACTGGAAAAAATTAAAACTACGCTAAATAGTTAA